ATCCATAGCTTCTCAGAAAGTCAGACACGCATGGTGAGAAACCTGGAGAGAAGACTGAGAGCCAGTGTGGTCAAAGAGGAGAAAGAGGCTCAGGGTTTAGAATCCGTTGTCCAGCAGGCAGAACGGAATCTGCTGGGGATGACCCAGCGGGCCCTGAAGGCAGAAAGTAAGGCTGCAAAGCTGAAGCAGGAGGTGTCTCTTCTCCAGGTGGAGCTGGAGAGTTTCAAGACAGAGAATGACATGCTGCGTGCAGGCCAGTCTGCCAGCCTGGGGGCAGTGCAACAAAATGTAGACGTTGCCTTGCAGAATCTCCACCGGGTTATAGCCAACGCACACTTGTCAATCAAACAGCTGGTCTCGGGAACAGAAATGCTGCATTTTGTGGCTGACCTCCTGAAATCCATAGACAAGATTTCCGAAGTCAAAAAGGAAGATGATGGATGAAAAAGCGCTTAGGGGCTCCCACCTGTGAGTGTATAGACTGAGATCACACTGTTCCCAGACTGCAATCAGTAATGCAATGTTTGCTTTCATGAAACATTGCGTGTCTTCAAATAAGTGGCCTTTATCCTTCCCAGAAGTA
The DNA window shown above is from Trachemys scripta elegans isolate TJP31775 chromosome 1, CAS_Tse_1.0, whole genome shotgun sequence and carries:
- the LOC117888924 gene encoding endosome-associated-trafficking regulator 1-like, which produces MEFQEPFYKDLEMADTLSDDEDDDWGGSYHHPALEKARKSRFASMSPCSPHDSLYHNTARQLGIEAFAPCLHPSDLYVSCRAHDKAPENCALHEESIGDREYPSLQLSYEELKEENSMLRRKIKSIHSFSESQTRMVRNLERRLRASVVKEEKEAQGLESVVQQAERNLLGMTQRALKAESKAAKLKQEVSLLQVELESFKTENDMLRAGQSASLGAVQQNVDVALQNLHRVIANAHLSIKQLVSGTEMLHFVADLLKSIDKISEVKKEDDG